The Aggregicoccus sp. 17bor-14 DNA window GGTGGGACGCGGACCGCATGGCCCAGGTGCTCAGCAACCTGCTGGGCAACGCGCGCCAGTACCGCGCCCCCGGCACCGGCATCACGCTGCAGCTGCGCGGCGAGGGCGCCGAGGTGCGCATGGCCGTGAGCAACCAGGGCGGCCCCATCCCGCCCGACCTGCTGCCCCACCTCTTCGACCCGTTCCGCCGCGGCAGCGAGGGACCCGGCCACGCCCCCGCCCACGGCCACAATCTCGGCCTCGGGCTCTTCATCGTGAAGCAGGTGGTGGAGGCGCACGGCGGCAGCATCGAGGTGCGCTCGAGCGCCGAGGAGGGCACCGCCTTCCTCGTGCGCTGGCCGCGCAACCCGCCCTCACACGCGCACTGAGGGCCGAGGACTAGCCTCGGCGGTTGAGCGGAATCTGGATGCGCGAGGCGAAGCGCTCGGCGCGCCGGCCGAGGCTGTAGGGGCCCGGGCCGAAGTGCGCGATGAGCAGCGCGCCGCCCGCCATGGAGAGGTTCTTGAAGAAGTGGACCATCTGGTCCTGCGCCTGCGCCGGGTCCGCGACCTTCCAGAAGTGGTGCACCAGCACCGCGGAGGCGAGCAGGAAGCCCGCGAGCAGCAGCGCGCCGAGCCGCGCGAAGGCGCCCAGCAGCACGCACAGCCCGCCCACCACCAGCACCACCCCGGACACCAGCACCGCCGTGTCCGGCGAGGGCACCCCCGAGGCGCGCGCGTAGCCCACCATCGCGGGGTAGTTCATGAAGTGGTTCATCCCGCTGACGAGGAACATCACCGAGAAGAGGAAGCGGCCGATCGGCGCCAGGATGCCCATCTCTGCCTCCCTGCAGGGCCAGAGGGCGCAGGGCCCCAGTGCCCGGCGCGCGTGGTGGCAAAGGTGCGCACCCCGTGCGTGGGTTTCATCCCTGGGTGGGAGGTGCTCGGTTGCTCACGGGGCAGGCGGCAGTCCCTCACCCCGACCCTCTGGCTCAGTGCTTTCCGTACTCGAGCTTCGTGCCCTTGCGCTGGGCGAGGATGTACGCCTCCATCGCCTTCATGCGCGGGTCGTCGTCCGCCATCGGCTTGGCGCGCACGGGGTTCTGCAGGCACCAGTTGATCATGTCGCGCAGCAGCGCCACGCGCCCCAGCTGCACCTGGTACTTCGGGTAGGTCTCCGGGTGGGTGTTCGCCGCGTCCGGGTGGCACATGTCGCAGGAGACCGCCACCGTGCCGCCCAGCGCGTCCGCGTCGTGGAACACGCGGTGTCCCTCCTTCACGAAGTCCTGCGTGCTCGCCGCCCAGATGGCCTCGTCGCGCGCGCTGAAGGCGCCGTAGGTGTGGCCCGTCTGCACGCGCGCGCCGGCCTGCTCGCGCACCTCCTGGCCGCCGCTCTGCGCGTCCGGCCCCTGCGGCTGCACGGGCTGCGCCGCGGGCCTGCTGCTGGGGGGCGCCGTCTGCGGCGGGGTGCGCGGCCGCGTGCCCGCGGTACTGGGGCTCTGGGGGCTCTGCTGCGCGAGCGCGGTGGGCTTCGCAGACTTGGCAGGCGCCGGGTCCCAGCGCGCCTGCGGGTTCTTCTGGCGCCACGCGCTCATCAGCTCGCGGCTCGCCTTCAGCGCCTGCTCGCGGGTGAGCGGCTCGCCCTCCTTCACGCCCTCGACCTTCACCGCCGTCTCGCCGTCACACAGGCCCAGCGTGAGGGTGCCGTCGGGGCTGCGCGGCTGCGGGTGCACGGCGGGGGCAGGCGCGTCCGCGGCGAGGGCGGGCGCGGCGAGCGCGAGGAGGAGGAAAGCGAGCGGCAGGGGGCGCGGGGACATGGGAAGAGCTCCTCCTCGGGCTTCAGTAGCTGGGCAGCTTCGTGCGGGGCGGCGCGTTGGCGGCGCTGGCGGCGGCCACGTAGCTGGCGCGCACGCTCACCGGGTTGCGCTCCCAGAGGTTGTAGAGCGTGTCCACCAGCCCCGCCTCGAGCACGTCCATGCGCCCGTTGCCGCAGCCGTCGAACTGGCTGAAGGGGTCCGGGCGGTTCATCTGCACGGTGAGCCGGGGCAGCCCCTCGGGCGCGTAGGGCCAGGGCCACGCGGTGCTGAGCATGCCGTGGAAGTGGATGTTGCCGATGCGGTTGGTCAGCAGCTGGTGCGTGTGACCGTGGATGACGGTGACCTTCTCGAAGGGGGCGAGCAGCGCCTGCACCTCGTCCGCGTCCTCGGTCCAGAAGTTCCAGGGCCGGTAGTACTTGTAGAGGGGCGAGTGGCTGAAGACGATGAGCGGCGCCTTCTTGTCCTGCTTCGCCAGGTCCTGGCGCAGCCACTCGCGCTGCTGGGCGCCCACCTCGAAGCGGCTCTGGATGCCGTTGTCCAGGCCGGCCACGATCTTCATCCGCTCCATGGGCTTCAGGCCGCGCTCGGTCCAGAAGTCCTTCTCGTGGATGGAGTTGAGCACGACGAAGTGCACGCCCTTGTGGTCGAAGGCGTAGGTGTCCGGGCCGAACATGGACTTCCACGCCTCGCCCATGTCGAGGAACCAGTCGTGCTCGCCCACCATCATGCGCACGGGGGCCTTCACGCTCTTGAGGATCTCCCGGCCCAGCTCCAGCTCCTGGGGCTGGCCCAGCTGCGCGAGGTCTCCGCCGAAGAGGACGAAGTCCGGCTGCGGGTCCAGCGCGTTCACGTCGTCCACCGCGCGCAGGATGCTGCGCACGAAGCGGTCGTTGAGCTTGCGCTCGTACAGGTGCGTGTCCGAGATGTACGCGAAGCTGAAGCGCGGCTTCGAGCCTTCCGCGTGCGCGACCTCCACCAGCTGGAAGGACTGGGGATGGAAGACGCCGAGCCCCGCGGCGACGCCCGCGCTGAGCCCCGCCACGCGCAGGAAGGCGCGGCGGTCCAGGCGCGAGAGCGCATCGAAGAACTCCGCGCGCTCCTGCTCGTGCTTCGACTCGATGCTGCGAAAGCGCTTGCCTGACATGGGGTGTGCTCCGCCTTTCGCGCGCTACGGGGTGCCGTACGCGCCCAGGTCCGCGGGGTTCTTCACCGCGAGGTCGGGGTTGGGGGCGAGGTCGCCGAGGTTGCCCTTCTTGCCCATCGCCTGGGCGGTGTCGCGCTCGGGGCGCACGCCCTTGCGCGCGCGCTGGCGGGCGAGCTGCTGTGCGCCCAGCTTCTCGAAGCGCTCGTCGGTGAGGGTGAAGAGGAAGGCGACGAGGTCGTCGATCTCCGGCTCGGTGAGCCCCAGGCGCTGCATCCCGCCGTCGAGGTAGGGGTTCTGCACGCCGCCCTTGTTGTAGTGGTCCATCACGTCCCACAGCGTGGGCAGGCTGCCGTCGTGCATGTACGGGGCGGTCAGCGCGATGTTGCGCAGCGTCTGCGTCTTGAAGGCCCCGATGTCGTTCTCCTGCTTCGTGACGAGGAAGCGGCCCAGCTCGGTGAAGCGGGTCTGGATGGCGAGCTCGTCGATCTGCTTCTCGTCCCCGAGGCGCACCACGCGCACGCCCTCGCGCGCGAGCTGCACGAAGTCCTGCTTGTGCGCGGCGATGCCGATGTTGTGGAACTTCTGGTCGCTGAAGAGCGGGCTCTGCGCGTTGGCGGCGTGGCACTCGCTGCAGCGCGCCTTTCCGTTGAACAGCGCCCAGCCGTGGCGCTCGCGCGCGCCGAGCGCCTTCTCGTCCCCGGCGATGAAGCGGTCGAAGCGGGCGTTGCCGCTGAACTGCGTGCGCTCGAAGGCGGCGATGGCGTTGGACAGGTCGTCGTAGGTGACGTCGCGGCCGTAGATGCGCTGGAAGGCCTGCGCGTACTCGGGGATGGCGCGCACCTTCGTCACCACGGCCTCGGGCGAGGGCTGTCCCATCTCGATGGGGTTGAGGATGGGCAGCTTCGCCTGATCCTCCAGCGTCGCGGCGCGCCCGTCCCAGAACTGGCTCGCCTGGAACATGGCGTTGAGCACGGTGGGGCTGTTGCGCATGCCCTTCTGGTTCTTCACCCCCACGGACGTGGTCTTGCCGTCCACGAAGCCCTGTTCCGGCACGTGGCAGGTGCTGCAGCTCACCGAGTCGTCCACCGAGAGCCGCTTGTCCAGGAACAGCTTCTGGCCCAGCGCCACCTTCTCCGGGGTGGGCTCGGCGCCCTGCGGCACGGCGAGGCGCCAGAGCACCGCGGAGACGCCCAGGGGCAGCTTCTCGGGCGCGCCCTTCTCCGCGCCGGGCGAGGCCTTGCCGGGCGAGGCCTTCGCCTCAGGCGTCGAGACCGGCTTCGCAGCGCCGGGCCGGGTGCTGGCGGCGTCCGGTGGCTGCGGCGAAGGCGCCTGGGCCCACGCCCCCTCCCCTGCGAGCAGCAGCAGCAGCAGCGCAGCCAGTGGCATCCGCATGGCGCCCTCCTCCCCTGCCCCGCGCGCTCCAGAGGCTTCGCGGGACGGAGGGCAGGGTCCTCCTCGCCCGCGCGGGACTCACTTGGCCGCTGGCGCAGCGCCACTGTCCGCTGCGCGGGGGCAGCGGGGGCGCTCTGCCCCACGCGGCTGTGCGCTGAGGTGGGCTTTTGCGCCCCTGGCGCCCCGGGGTCAGAAACGCCACACTTCGCGCCTCAGCACGCGACGGAGGCACTCCCATTTCCACCACAGGCTCACCGGCCCCCGCCGGACGATGGCACGAGGGAATCGAGCGTCAGCTCGGGCCTCTGCTGGGTGACTTCACAGCGAAGATGGCGCTGCAGACCGCGGCGCTGCGCAGCGTGAAGCGCCCCGTCGAGACCCTCACCCCCGCCGACATGCCCCTGCTGCTCGAGGGGCTGCGGCCCATGCTCAACACCTTCCTCGGCGCCGCGCGCGCCAAGACCGTCCTCGAAGAGCTGACGGCCCACCCGGAGAAGCGATGACCTCCCGTTTCAACGCCCGCACCGCCGGCGCGCTGTTCGCCGTGCTGATGCTGCTGCACGCGGGCGCAGTGTTCGTCTCGACCGGCAGCGGCAACCCCGAGCGCCTGCCGCTGGTGCTCCAGCTCGCGGGGCTCGGGGCCTCGCTGCTCGCCATCGCCGGCACGCTGCAGGCCGCGCGCGCCTTCGGGCCCGGCGACTACCTGCGCCGCGTGTGGACGCTGTTCTGCGTGTCCTCGGTGCTGCTGCTCGTCGCCTCCGGCATGCGCGCCGGCTGGATGATCGCGGTGCCCACCGTGTCCTTCGACGCCTCGGCGCTCGCGCCGGTGCGCACGGTGCTGGTGGTGGTGGTCAACCTGCTCAACGCGAGCGCCCTGGGCCTGCTCGCGCTCACCTACCGCCGCTCGGGGCTGCGCCCGCCGCGCAGCTGGAAGAGCTACGGGCTGTGGCTGGTGTGCGCCGTGGTGGCCGCCGCCGCCGTGCTCCCGCCGCTGCGCGCGAACCTCGCGCTCGTCGCCGCGGGCGGCGCCTCGGGCGTCCAGGCGCTCGCGAGCGTGGTCTCCGCGCTCGGCGACATGGCCGTGATCCTGCTCGTGGCCCCCATCCTGCGCGTCGCGTACATGATGCGCGGCGGGCGGCTCGCCTGGGCGTGGTGGGCGATGGCCGTCTCCGGCGCGATGTGGATCGTCTACGACGCGCACGCGCCGCTGGGCGCGCTGCTGCCCGGCGGCAGCGAGGGCGCGCTCGCGGCGCTGCTGCTCGTCAGCCGCACGGCGGGCATCGCGCTCAAGGGCGTCTCCGGCCTGCTGCAGTGCGCGGCGCTCGAGCGCGAGGCGCCTGCGAGCGAGCCCGCGCCGCATGCCGCCTCCGCGCGCTAGTCCGCGGTCTGTCGGGGCCCCGAGGAGCGCTCGCTCCCGGGGCCTCGCGCTGCGCGCCCGCTGAGCGGCCAGCCAGCGGGCCTCTTCGATGAGAACAATGGGCGTGCGCTGCGCGCCTGCGCACCGTTTGCGGGCGCGGCCATGAGCGGCGCGCATGCGCGAAGGGAGAGCGGGCATGGCGCCGTACCAGGTCAGGGCAGGCAGCGCAGCCTCAGGTCGTCCGGCCGAGCCGAGCACCGCTGCGCCGGGCGACTGCGCGCGACTGCTGCGGCGCACGGTGCTTCACGCCACTCCCCAGCCCTGCCTGCCGAGCGGAGCGCTGCTGCACCGGCTCGTGGAGACGGTGGAGCTGCAGGGGGCGACCACGGCGCGCGAGTACGTCACGCGCACCTACGACTTCACGCTGGGCGCGCTCAGCGAGAGCCGTCACGCGCGCATGCAGGCGGCGCTCGTCGCCCACGCGCGCGCGGCCCGGGTGCACCGGTGAGCGTGCACCTGGCCGAGGCGCTGGTGCTCGGCGGGCTGCTCTCCTGGCTGGGGCTGCTACGCCCCTGGGAGGGAAGGGTGAAATGGCGATGAGAAGACTCTCAGGTGGCGGGGGGCCCTTGCCGCGAGGCCTTCCCGAGCGCCGATGATTCGGGGACCAGGTCCCGCCAGGCCCGGTGCTGTGCGCGGGCCAGGGGCCTGCGGCGGGGGAAGAGCGATGGCGAGTCCCGGGAGCTGGCGAGTGCAGGCGATGGCCGCAGTGGTGGCGCTGGGTGCGGCGGGCGCGGTCGCCTTCCGCTGGACGCGGCCGCCGAGACTGGGCGAGGGCGGCGAGGTGCCGCCGGGCCTGCTCGCCCTGGAGCGGGGCGCCGAGGACGCGTACGCGCACGCGCTCGAGGAGCGGCGAGGCGCGCTGGGCGAGGACTCGGCGAAGGTGGCCGATGCCTGGAACAGCCAGCGCGCGCAGCTCGCCGACATGGGGCTCACGGACCTGCAGCTCACCGCCATGGACGCCGCGGTGCGCGACTTCCAGCGCGCGGTGGGAGCGCGCGCAGGCGCGCTCGAGCTGGCGCGCGCCGCCAACGCGCTCGCCGCCCCGATGGACGGCTTCTTCCGCCCCTTCCTTCCCCGCGCGCCCGCCGGGCTGCTCACGCTCGAGTACGCCGCGCGCGAGCAGGTGCTGGATGCGCGCGCGAAGGACCTCGCGCGCGCGCGGCGCTCGCAGGCGGCGCTCGCGCGCGCGTGGGCCGAGCTGTGCGCGCGCGCCCCGCAGGCCGCGGGCAGCCGCGCAGGGCGCGACTTCGAGGCCGGGCTCGCGCAGCTGCGCGCGGCGATCGACGCGGGAGACGTTGCCGCGCTCGAGGCCGCGGCGCAGCGCGCGCTCGCGCACGCCGGCGCGCTCGAGCGGGAGCTCGCGCAGTGAGGCCGCTCCCGCAGGAGGCCGCGCCCTCTGCCCCGCCGCAGCCCGCGTGGGGCCGGCTCGTCCTCTGGGGCACGGCGCTGCTCACGCTGCTGCGGCTCGCCTACGCGGGGCGCGTGGACCTGGCGCCGCAGGAGGCCTATTACTGGCAGTACGCGCGCCACCTGGACCTCTCGTACTTCGACCACCCGCCGCTCAGCGCCTGGCTCATCTGGGCGAGCACGCGGCTGCTGGGGAGCACCGAGCGCGGCGTGCGGCTGCCCGCGCTGCTGTGCGGCGCGGGGCTCACCCTGCTCGTCTACCACCTGGGCGCGCGGCTCTTCAGCCCGCGCGCCGGCGCGCTCGCGGCGCTGGGGGCGAGCTGCACCGTACTCTTCGGCCTGGGCGCGGTGGTGGTGACGCCAGACGTGCCGCTCGCGCTCGCCTGGGCCGCGGCGCTGTGCGTGCTGTGCGAGCTGGTGCTGCCGGACGGCAAGGGCCCGGGGCCCTGGGGCGCGCGCTGGCTGCTGCTGGGGCTGTGCTGCGGGCTCGCGATGCTCAGCAAGTACACGGGCGCGCTGCTGCTCTTGCAGGGGCTGCTCACGGCGCTGTGGCTGCCGCGCGGGCGCGCCGCGCTGCGCACGCCGGCGCCCTACCTCGCGGCAGCGCTCGCGCTGCTCGTCTTCAGCCCGGTGCTCGTGTGGAACGCGCGCCACGGCTGGGCCTCCTTCGCCTTCCAGTCCTCGGGGCGCCTCGCCACGGTGCACGGGCTGCAGCCGCACCTGCTGGGCCGCTACGTGGGGCTGCAGGCGCTGGGCGTGGGCCCGCTGCTCTACCTCGCGCTGTGGGCCGCGGCGCCCGCGCTGCTGTGGCGCGCCGTGCGCGGGGAGGCGCGCGCGCGGCTGCTCGCGCTCGCGAGCCTGCCGGGGCTGCTGCTCTTCAGCGCTGTGAGTCCGCTGCACTGGGTGAAGCTCAACTGGGTGGGCCCGGTGTACCTGGGCCTGATGCTGGCAGTGGC harbors:
- a CDS encoding glycosyltransferase family 39 protein, whose translation is MRPLPQEAAPSAPPQPAWGRLVLWGTALLTLLRLAYAGRVDLAPQEAYYWQYARHLDLSYFDHPPLSAWLIWASTRLLGSTERGVRLPALLCGAGLTLLVYHLGARLFSPRAGALAALGASCTVLFGLGAVVVTPDVPLALAWAAALCVLCELVLPDGKGPGPWGARWLLLGLCCGLAMLSKYTGALLLLQGLLTALWLPRGRAALRTPAPYLAAALALLVFSPVLVWNARHGWASFAFQSSGRLATVHGLQPHLLGRYVGLQALGVGPLLYLALWAAAPALLWRAVRGEARARLLALASLPGLLLFSAVSPLHWVKLNWVGPVYLGLMLAVAGAWDAGWARPRVRAGALACLATGALLTLGMYLMPLVPAVPFHERDNLVSGWRQLAAGVAAQQRPGEPAPLVIGWGYKTASELAFYLPGQPLTDSDGALGGAGLAYDGWQPQGAEPRTALVVADERQPLHDALARLQPHCARVEPLAPVDTFRGEHPVTRYQLWRCEGWRRAPGAVLPAGPVGPIVAHAPAP
- a CDS encoding metallophosphoesterase, which translates into the protein MSGKRFRSIESKHEQERAEFFDALSRLDRRAFLRVAGLSAGVAAGLGVFHPQSFQLVEVAHAEGSKPRFSFAYISDTHLYERKLNDRFVRSILRAVDDVNALDPQPDFVLFGGDLAQLGQPQELELGREILKSVKAPVRMMVGEHDWFLDMGEAWKSMFGPDTYAFDHKGVHFVVLNSIHEKDFWTERGLKPMERMKIVAGLDNGIQSRFEVGAQQREWLRQDLAKQDKKAPLIVFSHSPLYKYYRPWNFWTEDADEVQALLAPFEKVTVIHGHTHQLLTNRIGNIHFHGMLSTAWPWPYAPEGLPRLTVQMNRPDPFSQFDGCGNGRMDVLEAGLVDTLYNLWERNPVSVRASYVAAASAANAPPRTKLPSY
- a CDS encoding c-type cytochrome; translated protein: MSPRPLPLAFLLLALAAPALAADAPAPAVHPQPRSPDGTLTLGLCDGETAVKVEGVKEGEPLTREQALKASRELMSAWRQKNPQARWDPAPAKSAKPTALAQQSPQSPSTAGTRPRTPPQTAPPSSRPAAQPVQPQGPDAQSGGQEVREQAGARVQTGHTYGAFSARDEAIWAASTQDFVKEGHRVFHDADALGGTVAVSCDMCHPDAANTHPETYPKYQVQLGRVALLRDMINWCLQNPVRAKPMADDDPRMKAMEAYILAQRKGTKLEYGKH
- a CDS encoding DoxX family protein, giving the protein MGILAPIGRFLFSVMFLVSGMNHFMNYPAMVGYARASGVPSPDTAVLVSGVVLVVGGLCVLLGAFARLGALLLAGFLLASAVLVHHFWKVADPAQAQDQMVHFFKNLSMAGGALLIAHFGPGPYSLGRRAERFASRIQIPLNRRG
- a CDS encoding cytochrome-c peroxidase codes for the protein MRMPLAALLLLLLAGEGAWAQAPSPQPPDAASTRPGAAKPVSTPEAKASPGKASPGAEKGAPEKLPLGVSAVLWRLAVPQGAEPTPEKVALGQKLFLDKRLSVDDSVSCSTCHVPEQGFVDGKTTSVGVKNQKGMRNSPTVLNAMFQASQFWDGRAATLEDQAKLPILNPIEMGQPSPEAVVTKVRAIPEYAQAFQRIYGRDVTYDDLSNAIAAFERTQFSGNARFDRFIAGDEKALGARERHGWALFNGKARCSECHAANAQSPLFSDQKFHNIGIAAHKQDFVQLAREGVRVVRLGDEKQIDELAIQTRFTELGRFLVTKQENDIGAFKTQTLRNIALTAPYMHDGSLPTLWDVMDHYNKGGVQNPYLDGGMQRLGLTEPEIDDLVAFLFTLTDERFEKLGAQQLARQRARKGVRPERDTAQAMGKKGNLGDLAPNPDLAVKNPADLGAYGTP